The Halotia branconii CENA392 region AAAGCCGCAATATTCGTCCTCATGAGGGTTTTGGCTTAGAAACTGCCCTTAATTCTCCTTGGGATTTAGTGAAAGTAGGAAATATTTTGTTTATTGCGATCGCGGGGTTGCATCAAATTTGGATAATGGATTTAGAAACCAGCATTATCAAAACTTATGCTGGAACTGGTGCAGAAGCTTGTGTTGACGGTTCGTTGACTGAATCTGCTTTTGCTCAACCCAGTGGTATCACCACCAATGGACAACAATTATATATTGCTGATAGTGAAGTTAGTTCAATTCGGGCTGTAGGACTAATAGAACCATTTCAAGTTAGAACTGTATGCGGTAGCGGTGAGTTATTCGGTTTTGGCGACATAGATGGACAAGGTGAGGATGTTCGATTACAGCACTGTTTAGGAGTGGAATACGCCCAGAATTATCTGTGGGTAGCAGATACTTATAACCACAAAATTAAATTAGTTAGTCCTAATACAGGTAATTGTCAAACAGTTTTGGGAGATGCTTCAGCGGGTTTACAAGATGGCCAAGGTAAGAATACTCGGTTTTTTGAACCTTCAGGATTAAGCGTTATAGATTCACATTTATATATAGCTGATACTAATAATCATGCTATTCGCTGTGCAGATTTGAATAATTTTGAGGTAACAACACTGCAATTTCCTGGTTTGTGTGCGCCAGATGTATGTATTCCGGTGAATTTACCTAACCCAGAGACCTGACTTTTGATGGAATATAGGTCAGGTCAAAAGTCTAGTGTTGCATCGCCTTGGTCAGAGAAGATATTTTGGTTTGTTGCGGTATCAAATAAACAAGCAACATAGTTGTATTTTCCCAGATAAACTGATAAGATTTTGCTATCAAGCTTTAAATTTGAGCTTGCTAAGTGGATAAAAGCTTTCTTCATCAATACATCGAAGTTTTCTTTCTTTTTACTGCGGCTTACTATAGATTATTCAGACTCCCACGAACAGAGGGGGCATGTTGTCTTATAAGCTGGCAAAGCCTGAGTAGGGATTGTCTGGATAGGCTGAAGCTTTGCTGTACCTAAGTTCTATCCATGATGTGAAATTCCTGAGTAAGGAATAATATAAAACCAAAGGAATAAAAAAATGCGTCTAAGAAAGTTAGTCAGCTATGGGATTTTTGTGCTTATTATCGTCATTGGGGTAAGTTTCACGGGAATTGCCCGTGGTTTTGACATTCCACCCCCAACTCAAAAGATTGCGTTTGCAGAACAAACAAGCGATCTGATGCTTAATACATTGTTTGCGGCGCTGACACAGGAGTTCGACGAGACAACGCCGGATAATGTCGAACAGGGTAAGCAGTCCATTTCGCTAATATTTAATGATAGTAACAAAGATATGCGGCTAGTCGGCACTGTTAGCCCCCTCAAACAAAACGATCGCCCCAACGATAAATTTGAGCGCCAAGCAAACATGCTGGCAATGACAGGGCAGACATATACATCTGTCCAGCGCTTGGATAATAAATGGTACTATCGGCGTTCAATCCCTCTCAGCAACTTTAGGGCAGAATGTGCGCTTTGTCACGTTAATTTCCCCGCTGGCCCCACATCAGATTGGGTAGGCGCGCTGATGCTTAGGATTCCGATTCAGGATTAAGTACTTTCAAAAAATAAAATAGTTACTATATAGCGCTTCTTGGTTGTATGCAATACACTCCAGTAAAGACAAGGGGCTAGGGGCTAGGGGCTAGGGGCTAGAGGCTAAAGTGGTATATTTTATCCATAAGAAAACCCCTATAAAAGGTAGGAGTCAGTGCTGGTGTCGGCAATACTGACTCCACGTTTATGAGTTTCTCCAATCAGGAATGTAGTGTATGAACATTTGTCTCCCAATTTTGCCCATCAAAAGGTATAATCTGAAAATTATCAATCACATCACCATCTAAACACCGCACATTTACATCAATGCCATCAGGATGACTGCGGGGAATATAAAAAGGATGCATTCCACAAGTGCGGCAAAATTTGTGTTGGGCTATTCCTGTGTTAAATCTATAGGTTGTTAATTCATCTTGGCCTTTAAGCAAAGTAAATTGCGATCGCGGCACAATTAAATGTAAAAATCCTTTTTTTCTGCAAATTGAACAGTTACAATCATCCGCTTTATGGTCTTCAGTCGTTACTCGAAATCGAACTGCGCCACAGTGACATCCGCCCTCATAAGTGACTGATTCTTGAGTATTTTTTGTCATAAAAATTATCTTATAAAGCTTAACTTTTCTCTAATTGAGATACTCGTTCTTCTAATTTATTGACTTGTTGTTTTAATTCAATCACCAAAGTTGCTAGTCGGTCAAACATCCGGTCAGACTGTGATAAACTTTGTCTAGAGCTAGGCGATCGCGGTGTTAGTGTTGTCCTTGAAGATGATGGCTGGCTGTTTTTTCCTAGTTGAGATTCTATTTGATTCAGGCGTGATTCGACACGATTAAAGTCCGCTTCTAAGTTATTGATACGTGATTCGACTTGCTGCGATGAAGCGCTGTTAGACAATAGCCCCATCCAAATAACGATTACCAAACTGACGGCGAACAATAACCTGCGAAACATTTCAATTACTCCTTCGGTAGAGATAGAGTAGACAAATTACATCTCTATCTCTTCATTCCCTGCTGCTAATTTTATTGATCTGGTTGTAAAAGAGAAAATAGTTGATACCAATTGATGGAGTTAATACTATTTTCACCTTCTTTTACCTCAAGCGTAACATTACACGCTTTTGATTGTTGTAGTGCTTGTATACAAAGTTCTGCCACATCTTCACGGCTGATTTTGCCTTTAATATTGTCACCTTGCTCGAATATTAATGACTTACCTCCTGCTTCTTCAGTTAAAGCACAAGGTCTAATAATTGTATAAGGTAGACCACTTGCTCTTAAACTATCTTCTCCTTTCAACTTCCAGGTTAAAATTCCTCCTAGCTGGTCATTTAATTTGACTGCTGGTGGTTCTTCATCTAAATTAATTCCAGGTCGTCCAGGACGAGTTACACCTGCTGAACTGACAAGGACAAACTTTGGTAAAACTTTCCCACCATAAGCTTTGATTGATTCCACTTGCAAAGCAAAATTACCAGCTGAAAAGTGAGGATTTAAAGCGCCATCATATTCAAACTTGCTCAACATCAACTGAAATGAGCTAACTTTGCTGGTTTCAATCGGTGGACAATCGTTAACTACTTTTGCCCTAAATACAGGAGTCAAATCTGCAAAAGGAACACGAATATTAATCCAAGTATTATCTACCGTGTCAAAAGAATAGCTGTAACCAACACCATCCCATTTTGTATCTGTCCGCAGAAAGATTTTGTAACGCTGACCATCACCTTTTACACGTAAATCTACACCTTCGTAGCCAGATAAATCAAAAGGTGGATCAAAATTTCTAGTTCTAACAGACGCAAAACCACCAGAGTTAGCAGTGGAAACATTACCAGTAAACAAAGCTGTGTTTTCTAATAATTGAATCTTACTTGCACTGACACCGCCCATGACGACATCATCTACTGCACCCCAGGTATTTTTTAACTCTGCGGAGGGATTAGTAAAGTCAAATATAATTTTTTCATTGGCTTGGGGTAGATATTTTGCTGCTGCTTGTACCAAGTTTTTCACACCTTGATATTCCACATTTTCTGGAGTATCCCCCACAATTTCTGGTTGATAAAATTTAACACCTTGGTAATATTTAGCTCTATCTGCTGTGTCTCCTTCTACAGGTTGTACACGCACTGCTGTACAACAAACTACAGCTTGAATATTAGCCATAACGACAGAATTTAATGTTTCTGGTTGAGTAATATCCGCAGCTACCAAGTCAACATCATCACCTAAAATTGAACGTGCTTTGTCTATATCTCGGACAAGCGATCGCACATTATAACCCCTTTCTACAAGTCGCCTGACTACTCGTTTACCGACACCACCAGTCGCACCAGCTACCAATATTACACCCATATTTTTGCCCCCCTTGGGTTTATCTTGATTTCCTTTGGACCAACCTGGAATTAACTGTTGTACCCAGTTAAGCAAAGGAATAACCTCAAAGTAGGTCAAAGTTTCAACAAACCTACCCAAGTCCCATTGAGAACGATTTTTGTCACTCACAACTGCGTCCTCATAAAATTTATTCTTAGTTACATAATAACGAAATATTACATTTCTTTCTTTGCATCTTTGCGCCTTTGCGTGGGATAAGAAAAACGTGGTTCGCTTACCTAAAAATAGCTGTCAGCTAATATCACTCAAGAACGTTAAGATACTTAAGAGTGCTATCAATCAAATAGAAATTTACTATGAGCCAACTTGAAAAAGCTCAAGCTGAATATGAAACTTTCCCTCAAGAATTGGGCAGTGTAATCATTAGCACAATTAATCAGCAAGGAACACCCAATGCTAGTTATGCTCCTTTCGTGATTGATGATGCCAAAAATATTTATATTTACGTTAGTGGATTAGCAACTCATACCCAAAATATTCATGCCAATCCTCAAGTAAGCGTCTTATTTATTGACGATGAATCTAAAAGTAAACAAATTTTTGCTCGTCGCCGTTTGAGTTTTGATTGTACAGCTACTTTAATAGAGCGTGAAACTGAGACTTGGAATAGCATTGTCGATAAATTTCACCAGCGTTTTGGCGAAATTATCGAGATGTTGCGTGGCTTAAACGACTTTCGGATTTTCCAGCTAACTCCTAAATCAGGTCGTTTTGTGATTGGTTTTGGTACAGCTTATCAAATTAATGGCGATCGCCTCAATCAACTTGTTCACATTACAGGAGATCAAAAGTAGTGAAATTTTCTGTATTCATACTTAAAATATAGTTTTATGCTTCAGTTTTTACCTCCTGGCTTTGGGCATAAAATCATCCATACATCTTTGGGGGCAATGGTTTACTATACACAAACCACTGCACCTTGGTTAAATGCTGCTGAAGATTTACCGCCATTATTGTTCTTGCATAACTTCGGTGGTGGAGCA contains the following coding sequences:
- a CDS encoding CIA30 family protein; translated protein: MSDKNRSQWDLGRFVETLTYFEVIPLLNWVQQLIPGWSKGNQDKPKGGKNMGVILVAGATGGVGKRVVRRLVERGYNVRSLVRDIDKARSILGDDVDLVAADITQPETLNSVVMANIQAVVCCTAVRVQPVEGDTADRAKYYQGVKFYQPEIVGDTPENVEYQGVKNLVQAAAKYLPQANEKIIFDFTNPSAELKNTWGAVDDVVMGGVSASKIQLLENTALFTGNVSTANSGGFASVRTRNFDPPFDLSGYEGVDLRVKGDGQRYKIFLRTDTKWDGVGYSYSFDTVDNTWINIRVPFADLTPVFRAKVVNDCPPIETSKVSSFQLMLSKFEYDGALNPHFSAGNFALQVESIKAYGGKVLPKFVLVSSAGVTRPGRPGINLDEEPPAVKLNDQLGGILTWKLKGEDSLRASGLPYTIIRPCALTEEAGGKSLIFEQGDNIKGKISREDVAELCIQALQQSKACNVTLEVKEGENSINSINWYQLFSLLQPDQ
- a CDS encoding HugZ family protein, coding for MSQLEKAQAEYETFPQELGSVIISTINQQGTPNASYAPFVIDDAKNIYIYVSGLATHTQNIHANPQVSVLFIDDESKSKQIFARRRLSFDCTATLIERETETWNSIVDKFHQRFGEIIEMLRGLNDFRIFQLTPKSGRFVIGFGTAYQINGDRLNQLVHITGDQK
- a CDS encoding GFA family protein; amino-acid sequence: MTKNTQESVTYEGGCHCGAVRFRVTTEDHKADDCNCSICRKKGFLHLIVPRSQFTLLKGQDELTTYRFNTGIAQHKFCRTCGMHPFYIPRSHPDGIDVNVRCLDGDVIDNFQIIPFDGQNWETNVHTLHS